The following proteins are encoded in a genomic region of Alphaproteobacteria bacterium:
- a CDS encoding porin, which translates to MRKILLATTALVGIAAFAPAAQAQNDAPLNVTLGGYVDFRAGFFRESANNSTAFAAPAAAPAVAVPTRRSADFETEWRLNVDVTGKGPRGVEYGGRVSFWNGSTYNDGFQGNGTNVNTREAYVFLSGAYGKLVGGDHRGARDLFVYAPTVGLGQVDGSYTDFTDPLTLTAFQPTFFDDTETSTKITYLTPQVGNDKHKVQAAVSFAPQLWDQGQNIVKYSNAGQFNNINNTVSQVSPPYNTTGPIYKNFVQAAAQYQGDFSPVTWVFSPFFATGSGDSAMSPFKSFAIWGAGTQIGYAGFTLGGSYVDGSSFLRTDLQNRDQKVWTAGLKYEWEKYAVAISYLDGEGYNNGFAAQGTAATSLNNVNSVNYVTNFNLYSVGGAYTWFPGMATQADLAFFQQNRGDAIGAAAADQNTGGVFIVSQKLTF; encoded by the coding sequence ATGCGTAAGATTCTCCTGGCGACAACGGCCCTGGTCGGCATCGCCGCGTTCGCGCCTGCCGCGCAGGCTCAAAATGACGCGCCGCTCAATGTCACGCTCGGCGGGTATGTCGATTTCCGCGCCGGCTTCTTCCGCGAGAGCGCCAACAACAGCACCGCTTTCGCGGCCCCGGCGGCGGCTCCCGCCGTTGCCGTCCCGACGCGCCGCAGCGCCGACTTCGAAACCGAATGGCGCCTTAACGTCGACGTGACCGGCAAAGGTCCGCGCGGCGTCGAATACGGCGGCCGGGTCAGCTTCTGGAACGGTTCCACCTATAACGACGGTTTCCAGGGCAATGGCACGAACGTCAACACCCGCGAAGCCTATGTCTTCCTGTCGGGCGCATACGGCAAGCTGGTCGGCGGCGACCATCGCGGCGCCCGCGACCTGTTCGTCTATGCCCCGACCGTCGGTCTCGGCCAGGTCGATGGCAGCTACACGGATTTCACCGATCCGCTGACGCTCACGGCCTTCCAGCCGACTTTCTTCGACGACACCGAAACCAGCACCAAGATCACCTATTTGACCCCGCAAGTCGGCAACGACAAGCATAAGGTGCAGGCTGCCGTCTCCTTCGCTCCCCAGCTTTGGGATCAAGGCCAGAATATCGTCAAATATTCGAATGCCGGTCAGTTCAACAACATCAACAACACCGTCTCGCAGGTCTCGCCGCCGTACAACACGACCGGCCCGATCTACAAGAACTTCGTCCAGGCTGCGGCGCAGTATCAGGGCGATTTCAGTCCGGTGACCTGGGTGTTCAGCCCGTTCTTCGCCACCGGTTCGGGTGACAGCGCCATGTCTCCCTTCAAGAGCTTCGCCATCTGGGGCGCCGGCACGCAAATCGGCTATGCCGGTTTCACCCTCGGCGGTTCTTACGTGGATGGCAGCAGCTTCCTGCGCACCGACCTTCAGAACCGCGACCAGAAAGTCTGGACCGCCGGCCTGAAGTATGAGTGGGAGAAGTATGCGGTTGCGATCAGCTACCTCGACGGCGAAGGCTATAACAATGGCTTCGCTGCTCAGGGAACCGCGGCCACCTCGCTGAACAACGTCAACAGCGTGAACTATGTGACCAACTTCAACCTCTACAGCGTTGGCGGCGCCTATACCTGGTTCCCAGGCATGGCCACCCAAGCCGATCTGGCCTTCTTCCAGCAGAATCGCGGCGATGCAATCGGCGCGGCTGCTGCGGACCAGAATACCGGCGGCGTGTTCATCGTGTCGCAGAAGCTGACGTTCTAA